The genomic interval GTGGTGGCGGTATTCATCGGCGTTTGCCTCTGGGGGCGGCTCACGGGCAATTGGCAGGGCCAGGTCAGCCCCATGGAGGTGCTCTTTCTGCTGCGGCGCGGCGGCTGAGAGGGGGAGCGAAGGGCGTTTTTACGGTTGCGGCACGGTTTTTTTTCGATAGTCTTTGAAAATCCGCGGCTTTGGCGCGGGGTGCTGGTTCATTTCATCGCATGGAGGCAAGCATGGGGAACACAAGGAGCAAGGGATTGCGCCGGCTGGGCGCGGCGCTCATCGGCGCGGCGCTGCTGGCCGCGCCCGCCGGCGCCGCCGACGAGCGCGCCGATATGATGAAGCGGGTCGGCGAGCGCGCCCCGATCTTTCAGGTGGTGACCTCCCAGGGCACCCTGGCCGATTACGACCGGGATTACTACGGCAAGCACCATCTGGTGATGACCTTTGTCCCGGCGGCCTTCACCCCCGTCTGAACGGGGGAAATGGAGGGTCATCAGAGAAATCTATATCTCTATGACCGCTTCAACGCCCGCGTGGCGGGCGTCAGTCGTGACCAGGTGGCGACCCTGGAATTCTGGGCCAAGGATCTGGGCCTGACCTTTCCGCTGTTTTCCAATCCCATCGGTCATCTGGGGATCTGGTTCGGGGCCTTGCGCCAGGGCTATCCCATGTTCAACCGCACCACGGTGATCATCGACAAATGGGGGGTGATCCGCTACATGCGCGACGGTTCGCCCGACTATCACGAAATTCTCCGGGTGCTCAAGCAGCTGCATGGCGAGGAGGCCGGGCGATGAAATGCCGCTGGATACATCTTGGATGGCTGGTTCTGGCCCTGCTGGTGCTCGGCGGCTGCGCCCTGCCGGCCCCGCCCGCGCCGCATCAATCCGCGCTGCGCGCCGACGGCGAGGCGCTGGTGTGGCAGGACGAGTTTCGCTTCGTGCCGCCGCCCGCGCCCTGGCAGCTCATCGACCTCAACGAGGATGACTACTCTGTTGCCTACATGAAGCTCTGCCGTGAGAGCTCGCCCTGCCAGAGCACCCTGGCCTACGCCGAGGAGCCCTTCGGCTATTCCCTGGATTTCGTCGAGCGCCAGGAGGAATTTTTCCGGCGCTTTCTCTGGGCGAGCCGTGTCGTTTTCGCCCCGGCCCGGCTGGAAAAGACCGAGGTGCTGGGCGGCGAGGGCCTGATCGCCATCACCGAAGGGGTCGAGCCGGTGCTGGGTCACAAAGTGCATGCCAAGGTGGTCTTCGCGCGGCGCGGCGAGCGGGTCGTCGGCTTTTACTTTACCCAGTGGCGCTCGGCCGAGGCCGCCTACGATCTGCGCGACGAGCAGGACTTTCTCAATTTCATCGAGTCGTTCCGCTACCTCAGGCCGTCGTTCTACGAATTACTCTGACGACCCGGCGGCGGGCAGCGCCACCAGCGCCGCGGCGATCTCGCGACTCAGGGCGGCGACCGTGGCGCTCAGCGCCGCCACCACCGCCTCGGCGTCCGTCCCCGCGACCTGGGCATGGAATTCCGACTGGCGGCTCACCACGGGTGGGCCGCCTTTTTGCGTGACGATGTCCCAGTTGACCTGAAGGCGTGCCAGCTGATCGGGCCCGCTGTCGAAGCGCTGGATGTCCAGGCGGATCTGATGGCTGACGGCCAGGGCGCGCGGCCAGGGAAAGATTTCGATTTTGGTTTGGCCGAGCAGCGCGCCGAGGTTGGCGGCCAGGGCGCGGGCGAAGTTTTCGTTGAGGGGCTCGGCCCAGCGGGAAAAATCGGCGACCTGCAATTCATGGGCGCTGCGGCGCGTCACCAATTGCGGCCGGTCGAGATAGGCCGGAAAGCGCAGCGGACCCAGGCCCGGATGCAAGGGGGGCGCTTGTCGGTCCAGGTTCGGCAGGGGGGCGTTTTCCAGGGCGGCCAAGGTGAAAAAACGCGTGCTCTGCCGGGTTCCCTCGCCGAGGGACAGGCAGCCGGCGGGCAGGGTCAGCAGGGCCAGAAGAATCAGCAGCGGCCAGGGAGCCGGGAGTGAAGCCTTGGTCATGGGCTGGTGCCTCCTTTGCCGCGCAACAGCGCGTCGGGATGACGTTCGAGGTATTCGCTCAGATCGCGCAGGGCGCGCGCCGCCCCCGCCAGTTCGCCCAGGGCGCGTTCCAACTGGACGTGCAGCAGGGATTCCTCGCCCAGGGTTTCGCCTAGGGCCGCCATGACGCGGCGGGTTTCCTCCAGGGCCTCCTGCCCGGCCTGGGCGGTTTGTCCCCATTGGTCCGCGAGGGGCTGCAGCCGGCCGTCCAGATGGGTCAACAGGTCGCGCGTGGTTTTCAGGGTCGCGCTCAGTTCCCGATCGGCGCGGTCCAGCCGCCCTTCCATGCCGCCCACCAGGTTTTTGACTTCCTCCAGGGTTTCGCCGACGCCGCGCAGGGTCTCGCCCAGTTGCGGCGACCGCACGAACTGTTCGATCCCCTCCAGGGTCGCGACCAGCTTGTGGGCGATCTCGGCCAGCGGCAATTCCTCCAGGGTTCGGGTGAGTTCCTCGAAGCCCGAGGGAATGGTCGGCAGTTGCGGATAAGGGGTTTCGACCTCGGCGAAGCGGGGCGGACGTTCGGGAAAGAGATCGATGAGCACCAGCAACTGGCCGGTGACGAAGCTCTGCGACTGCAACTGGGCGCGCAGGCCTTGGGCCACCATCAGGTCGATGAACTCCTGGGTGCCGATCTCCAGGGGCCGGTTGGTTCCCTGGTTCTCGCAGCACACCTGGGTGAAGCGGTCGGGCAGCACCTCGATGGTCACGGGAATGCGAAAGGACAGGTCGCTCTCGTCGAACTCGATGCGGATCTCGACCACGCTGCCGACCTGCACGCCGCGAAACATCACCGGCGCGCCCACGTTGAGGCCCTTGACCGAGCCCTCGAAATAGAGCATGTAGCGCTCGGTGGGGCGAAAGAAATGGCCGCCGCCGAAAATGATCACCGCCGTGACCACCAGGGCCAGGGCCCCCAGCACGAAGGCGCCGACCAGGGCTGGATTGGCCTTTTTGCTCATGGGAGTCCTTTCTCCGCGCCGCGGCTGAGAAACTCGCGCACCTGCGGCTCGGGGCACTGGTCGCGCAGGATCTTGGGATCGCCGCGGGCGATGAGGGTCTTGCTCTCGGCGTCGAGAAAGATGGAGTCGTCGCCGATGGCGAAAATGCTCGCCAGCTCATGGGTCACCACCACCACGGTGGCGCCTAGGCTGTCGCGCAGCTCGAGAATCAGTTCATCCAGGCGTGCCGCGCTCACCGGATCGAGACCCGCCGAAGGTTCGTCGAAAAACAGAATCTCGGGATCCAGGGCCAATGCGCGCGCAAGGCCCGCGCGCTTGCGCATGCCGCCGCTGATCTGCGCCGGATAGTAGCCGCCGAAGCCCGCCAATCCCACCAGGGCCAGCTTGAATTCCACCAGCTCCGCGATCTCGCCGGAGCCCAGGCGCGTGTATTCGCGCAGGGGCAGGGCGACGTTTTCCGCCAGGGTCAGGGAACTCCACAGGGCCCCGCTCTGATAGAGAATGCCGAAGCCGCGCATGAGACGCTCGCGCTGCACATCATCGAGCTCCCAGAAGCAGCGCTCGCCGTGGTAGACCCGCCCCGCCGCCGGTTTCTGCAAGCCGACCAGATGGCGCAGCAGCGTGCTCTTGCCGCAGCCCGAGCCGCCCATGATGATGAAAATCGCGCCGCGCCGGATCTCGAAACACAAGTCCTGCTGGATGATCAGATCCCCATAGGCCATCGTCAGATGCTCGACGCGCAGATGGGCCGGGCTGGGCGGCGCGCTTTGCGTGGTCACGGCGTTCGCGTCCTGGGACTGGGCGCCGGCGCGTGTTCGCCGACGTGAGGTTTAAATACCGAGCACATGGTAGGCCACCGTGAGGACGGCGTTGGCGACGATGATCCAGATGATCGCCGAGACCACCGCGGCCGTGGTGGCTTCGCCCACCGCGGACGCGCTGCGACCGCACTGCATGCCGCGCAGGCAGCCGGCCACGGCGACGATCGCTCCGTACACCGCGGCCTTGATCAGCCCGGCGGCGAAATGCACCAGGGGCACGGAATTGATGGTCTGCTGGTAATACTGGGTCAGGGGCAGGTCGAAGAGCCCCACGCCGACCAGCGCCCCGCCGAGGATGCCCATGAGGTCGGCGTATATCGTGAGCAGCGGCACCATCAGCACCAGGGCGATGAGGCGCGGCAGCACCAGAAAATCCATGGGCGGCACGCCGAAGGTGCGCAGGGCGTCGATCTCCTCGTTGACCTGCATGCTGCCCAGTTGCGCGGCGTAGGCCGCGCCGGTGCGCCCGGCCATGAGAATGCCGGTCATCATGGCGCCCATGTCGCGCGCCATCCCCAGACCCACGGCGTTGGCGATGTAGATTTCGGCGCCGAACTGGCGCAGCTGCACCGCGCCGATAAAGGCCAGGATCACGCCCACCAGCAAGCTGATGAGGGTGACGATGGGCAGCGCGGCGATGCCCGCCTCCTGCACGTGCATGAGCAGATCCGAGGCGCGAAAGCGCGCCCGTCCCCCCGCCAGGCGCAGCAGGCTGAAGCTGACCTCGCCGAAGAAAACCAGGTTGTCGACGCTCTTGCGCTTCCACAAGAGCGCGCCCATGCCGAGCTCGTGCAGCAGGGAGGCGCGTTGCTCGTCGCGGCGCGTGCCCGCCCGCTCGGGAACCGCCTCGGCCAGTTCGAGCAGGCGCTGCACGCCGCGCGGCAGGCCCTCGCGGCGACAGCTCACGCCCTGCGCGGCGCAGGCGGCGGCGATCCGCCGGACAAAAACCGGCAGGCGGCTGTCCCAGGCGCCCAGCTCCTCGGCGCGCAGCACCACCTCGCGCGGCGCCTGCGCCAGGGCCTCGCTGAGCGTCTGCAGGGAGGGCAGGGCCTGGTCGGTCGTCCAGGTGCCGGAGAGGGCGATGATCAGAAGATCGTCCTCGCGCCGCCAGCTGAGTTGCGCGGGCGGCGGCGCGGACGGGGCGCTCGGAGCCATGCTTACCTCGTTGCAAGATCCTGAAAAGCCCTAGGAATTTAGCAGAAGCGGGGGAAAATACAAGATCAAGGCGACGGGCCGGCTTGGGAGCGGCTGGTCTTTTTGCTTGGCGCCCGTCGCGGGGATCGGCTATGAATGGGGTTTTGCGCCCTCCGTGGAGTTGCGACCCATGCCCCTGTCCAGAATGTTGCTGTGGCGGCTGTTTGCGCCCTTTGCCTTCGCCTATTTTCTGTCCTATCTGTTTCGCACCGTCAATGCCGTCATCGCCCCCGATCTGGTGGCCGAGCTGCGTCTGGATCCCGCCGCCCTGGGTCTGCTGACCTCGGCTTATTTTCTGGCCTTTGCCGCCTTTCAGTTGCCCCTGGGGCTTTTGCTGGATCGCTTCGGCGCGCGCCGCGTGGAGGCGACGCTGCTGCTGCTGGCCGCGGGGGGCGCCCTGCTCTTCGCTCAGGCGCAAAGCCTCGGCACGTTGCTCGTCGCGCGCGCCCTCATCGGCTTGGGGGTGTCGGCCTGCCTGATGGCGGCTTTCCAGGCCTTTCGCCAGTGGCTGCCCGCCGAGCGGCTGCCTCTGGCCAACGGCGTGCAGATGGTGGCGGGCGGCCTGGGGGCCCTGGCCGCCACCGCGCCGGTGGAGGCCGCGCTGCGCCTCACGGACTGGCGCGGGGTGTTTGTGCTGCTGGGGCTGCTCACCCTGGCGGCGTCGCTGGCGCTGTTTGTCGCGGTTCCCGACGGCGTTCGTTCTGGTCCGCGCGAAACCCTGAGTGAACAGTTGCGCGGCTTGGGCGGGATCCTGCGCAGCGCGACCTTCTGGCGCATCGCGCCCTGGGCCTGCGCCGGACAGGCGGCCTATCTGAGCATTCAGGGGCTTTGGGCGGGGCCCTGGTTGCGTGAGGTGGGCGGCTATGATCGGGAAGGCGCGGCGCTGGTGCTGCTGCTCATCGCCGCAGCCATGACCCTGGGCTATTTCTTTTTCGGCGCCCTCGCCGAGCGCCTCGGCCGGCGCGGCATCGCGCCCATGCGGGTGGCCGCGGCGGGCATGGCCGCCTTCATGCTGGCGCAAGCGCTGCTCATCCTGCCCGTCGGCCTGCCTCCCCTGCCCCTCTGGCTGCTCTTCGGTTTTTGCGGCACCGCCTGCATTCTGCCCTATGCCGCCCTTTCCCAGCAATTTCCCGCGCATTTGGCGGGGCGCGTCAACACCAGCCTCAACCTCTTGGTGTTCAGCGCCGCCTTCGCCGTCCAGTGGGGCATCGGCGCCGTCGTCGGGCTTTGGCCGCAAACGCCTGGCGGCCTGTCCTCGCCCGCGGGCTTTGCCGCGGCCTTCTCCCTGGTGCTCGTCTTGCAGGTGCTCGCCGCCCTCTGGTATCTGCGCCCGCGCCCCTAATCCTTGCTCTTGTCGAGCTTGGTGAATTTGGAGCCGCGCAGGGACACATCGGCCATCAGGCCCTTGACGTCAAAAACGAAGGCGACGATGGGATCCTTGATGGTGCTGGTGTCCAGGCGGTGGCCGCCGCCGATGTCGATGATGGCGATATTGCCGTCCACCCCGGCTTCCCAGCCCTGGCCGGCGCGGAATTTGGCAAGGGCCTCCTCGGTCATGAAGGCGATGATCATATCCTTGGATTGGGCGCCGATCTGCAGGCCGTAGGAGGCCGCGATGATGTTGTAGTAATCGACGGTGCGCCCCTTGACGCGCAGCGCCCCTTCCCCGTATTCGCCCCCGACCACGAAGGCCGCCTTCTTCACCCCGGGCAGCACCAGCAAGCCCTTGGCCGTGGCCGCGAATTCCCGCGCTCCGTCCACATCCTTATAAAAGCGCTCGAGAGTGACATCGACGCTGGTGTCGATCTCCCGCGCCGTGGCCGCCGCGACGTTCTGCGAGCTCGGCGGCAGCACCAGGGCGCTCAGCAGCACTACGACGAAAAACATCCGCCATAAAGAAGATTTACACATGGTCCTTCCTCCTTTCCTAAAGGCACCGTTTCATTTCCTACTCTAGCGCTCCTCTCGGGCATTGCAACCGCTGTCGCCGGGGATTGGTATAATGGACAGGGACGCAAAACCCTCTGGAGGTGAGACATGAAAGGCTATCTGGCGAGCTTGTTGGCCTTGTTGCTGTTTGTGGGCGGATGCGCGGCGGCAACGGGGCTGCCGCCCGTGCGGGACGCGGCCTTCGACAACCACGGCATCCGCGCCATCGCGCTGCAGCCCATCGTCTTTCGCGATGCCGGACCCAACAACTATTGCGAGCGCGACATCGAAAACCAGGTGCGCTTTCATCTCGCCCGCTATCTGCAGGCCAAGGGCTACGAGGTGCTGCGGGTCGAGGGCGCGACCCGCCCCCATGGCGCGCCGCCCGATCCCCTCGCCGACGGAACGCCCGCGAATATCCTCAGGCTGAGCCCGGCAGAAGCGGACGCGGTGCTGGTGGTCTGGGTCGAGCACTACCGGCAATTCGGCCTGTGCGACATGGTGCGCCAGCCCTATCTGGAAATGGGCGCCACGGCGGCTCTGTACTCAAGAGCCCAGGGAGCTGAGATCTGGCGCCATCAGACCTACGTCGCCGATTACACCTCGGTCGGCAATCCGGTGCCCTACGTCACCCACCAACTCGCGCGTCAGCTGCTGCTGACCCTGCCCGACCGCTAATACATCTCACACTCGGGCGGCCAGCTCCTGGGCGAGGGCGTGCAGTCTCTCGCCCTCCATGAGCCCGTCGAGAAAACGCGCGGGAATGCCGTTCACGCCGGTTTGCGCCCCGACCAGCGCGCCGGTGAGCAGGGCGCGCGCCTGGTTCTGGCCGCCGCCGTTGATGGCATGCAGCACCGCCGCCTCGAAGTCGTCGCGAAAGCGCGCCGCCAGATAATAGGCGGCGGGCAGCTGATGATAGATGGCGCAGGGCATGCCGTAGACCAGGGACACTTTCCACGCCGGCTCGATGCGGATCTCGGGATCCGCGGCGGCCCGCGCCATGTAGGAGGGGCTAAGCAGGGCATCGGGGGAGGCGAACCGTCCGGCGCGCGGCGGATCGGGATCGCCGGGGCGCGGCGGTTGCAGCCCGGCGCGGGTCACGGCGTGAAAGGGCAGCGCGCCGCTGCTCACCAGATCCATGAGTTTGCCCGAAATGCGACCGTCGAGGGCATGGCCCTGGACCAAAAGGCCCAAAACCGCGCCGAAGGCGACCGTCATGGACACCACCGTCTCATCGCTTTGGGTGAGCAGCGTGTTGCTCGCCACCGCTTCGGCCAGTTGGGCGGGATGCCGCGCGTAGCGCACGGCGATGGCCAGGGTGCGTTCGATGGCCTCGGTGGTGTCGGCATGGCCGCCGGTCTGGCCCCAGGGCAGCTGTTGCTGCACGCGGCGGCGCCAGGCCTCGCGGATGGATTGGCTGGTGTAGCCGCCCGGCCCGGCGACCGGCGTGCCGTCGAGCAGGGGAAAAAGCTCCTCGTCGAGACGCCGGCAGAAATCGGCCTCGTCATAGCCGCCGCGCTCCACCAGCGAGCGAAGCGTCAGGGCGAGGATGAATCCCGCCTGGGACAGCTCCCCGGCCTTGAGCCCGGCATGATAACGATGCGGCAGCGGCGCGGTGTAGCCGCTGATCCAGGGCCCGTAATCGCGGCGCAGCTCCTCCAGATCGTAGTACCAGTGCGGCCCCACGCCCAGGGCCTCGCCGATAAAGGCGCCCATCAGCGCGCCGACGGCGCGGTCGTGCAGTCGGTCAAGAGTCATCGCGGCCCCCTTCTCGAGAAAACTCAGCTGTTGCGCGATCCCTGTTCCATGGCTAGTCTAGCAGAATCGACAAGAGGAGGAATAAACCGTGACACCTGCCCCCTATACGGTTGGTCAAATTATTTCTTTTTCCACGGATAACGGGCCGGGCTTCAGCGCCTGTCTCTACGAAAACGGGCGCATGGTGGCCGTGGTGATGGACGATGAAGAGCAGCCGGGTTTTTTGCTCTACCGCTGGCGCGAAAGGGACGCCCGGCGGCGTTTGCTCGATTATGTCGAGGGCAGGGGGCTTTTTCCCGACTTGGCGGGTTTTGACCCGCAGAACCTGCGGGTGGCCAGGGCCGATCGGTTTGTGGCCGAACTGGTCGATGCCGATCTCAGTGAACGCAACTTCCGAAATCTGTGCACGCAAAAAACCCTTTTTCGGCTGAGCGGCGATGCCGAGGGCGAGTATCGCTCCCTGAGCAATCCCTGGTCACCCCAGGCGAGGGCCTATCTGATCGAAACGTTCGGCGACCGGCTCATCGAAGTGCTCAATGAAAGGTTCTCGGGCTTGCCTTAGCCTCAAGGGCGCATCGGCTGTTTGGCCTCATCACCTGGCTGCCCGACAATGTGCTGCGCTGGGTGGGCCAGGCCACGCAGAACCTTGGGGAGCGCGAGGACGAAAGTCGCAGCCGGCAGATCTTCGGTGCGGTGTTCGGCCGTGGCGAATCCATCGCCGGTGCCGGCCGTGGACGCCCCGGGCGAACGTCTCGCCCGCCGGGCGGCGGCGGCGATGGGACACCGGGTTCGACCCCCGTGGGAGATGCGGGCGCTGCGGGGGGTGCGGGAGGGCCTGCCAAAGCCACCGCGGCGGTTGTGGCCGACAAGCTGACCAAGGATTTGCAGGGAGGGGGAGCGCAGGTGCCAGGCAGGGATGAAACTCTTTGTTGATAGGCCCTTTAAACCCAAGTACAAAAAAGCCGGGATGCCCCGGCTTTTTTGTACTTGGGTTAAGTCGGTATTACAAATCTATTCCATGCTCTTTCCCAATTTCTTCTTTCTTTTTCCTGTAAATTCTAATTATTTCCTCATCAGAGAAATTGGGGTCAAGACGGTCCCGAACTTCGATACATGCAGATCGCCACGCATTCCTCTGGAACCCGCAAATATCCCGCTGCTTGAGCGCCTCGGCGAAGCCTTCCTGGAGTTTGGCGGCGTGCTCTTTCCACGCCCGGATCTTCTCGGTATCTTCGATCACGACCTCATGCACCACGGTCCCGTTGCCGTAGGCGTCGTGACGTGGCATCCAGGGATTTTTTCCAGACAGCGGATCATCAAAATAGCTCATGACGGCCTCCATATTTCGGGTTTTCCCGATTGAGATTCGCACAACATCAGGAAAAAGACAAGCCGCTGATTTCTTTAGAATTACTCGAAGAGCAACCTGGAATCGCGGTGATGCGGAATCACGCGGCCATTGCCGGCGAAATTTACCAGTGTCGAATTCCGACAGCGAAATGCCAGTCAAACAGAAATTCTCACAGCCCGCTTGCCCGCCCGGAGAGTTGACGGCTATGATCCAGAAACGCCACATTGTCCTATCGACGGAATCATCCGCGACAAAGCGAGGATCAGTGACGACTGGACGACGAGACGATGCATAACACCTCTTGCGCGAACCTTCAGAGAGAGATGAGTGCTGAGGGGTTTTCGATCAACGGTGCCACAAAGAGGCGCGTTGCGGGCTGAATTTCAGGCTGAATTTCCATCGGCAGAGAAAAGGAACTTGACCATGAAAATCCAGATTCTTGCCGATATGCACCTGGAGTTTCTGATGAATCCGGCCGTCACGCCGCCGCACCGAGCGCAGGCGCTCTTGGCCGCCATCCACGATACGCAGGCCGATGTGACGGTTTTTTGCGGGGACACCTACACCAAGGGGCGCTCGTGCAAAAAGGCCCGCGATCTGATCCCCCCCGAGCGCCCGGTCATTTTGGTCGCCGGCAATCATGAACACTACGGCGACACCTATCAGCACTCCATGGACCGGCTGCGCAAGGACGCCGCGGAAAGTCCGGGGGTGCACTTTCTGGAAAACGAGGCTGTGGAGATCGATGGCGTGGTGTTTTTGGGCTGCACGCTCTGGAGCGATATGCGCCTGTTTCAGGCAGGCGCCGACGCGGGGCTCTACAGCTTTGCGCAAACCATCGAGGAATGCAAACAGGCGATGAACGACTATCGACAGATCCGCTATCTCTCGGGCGCCGGCCCCTATCGACTCCTGCACCCCAACGACACCCTGCGCATGCACGCCGCATCGACGGCATGGCTGGCCGAGCAATTCAAACGCTACCGCAACCGCACCATGGTGGTCGTGACGCACCACGCGCCGAGCAGCCGCTCGGTCCATGAGAGCTATCGGCAAGACATCCTGAGCGCCGCCTACGCCTCGCACCTCGATCCCCTGGTGGAGCAATCGGGGGCGGCGTTGTGGCTCCACGGCCATAACCACGAGGTGATGGACTACACCATTGCAAAGACAAGAGTGGTCGCAAACTGCTACGGCTATGAATATGAGGTGGCGCTCGCCAAGGGGTTTCGCCCCGATTGGGTCGTGGAGGTTTAAGCTGTGCGAGTGTCTGAAGGGATTTCGACTCGGCAAATTGCCGACAGAGAGGGTGCCGAAAAAAAGAAAGGCCTCGCGTAATTCACGAGGCCTTGAATCTAAGTGGTGCCCAGAGCCGGAATCGAACCAGCGACACGTGGATTTTCAGTCCACTGCTCTACCGACTGAGCTATCTGGGCAAGTGAGCTCATGTTTATACGCAAATGCTCCGAGCCTGTCAAGGATAAAAAAGGCCGAAATTTTGTCTCTTGCTATTGGCGCGGGAATGTGCTTAAACTTTTTTCGTTGTTTCTCACGAAAGGTTGCCCGGTGCGCGCGATTTGCTTTGTTTTTTTTGGCTTTTCCTTTTGGTACGGCTTTTTTAGGCCGTCTGCCCGGGGGAAAGGTCTATCGGCGTAAGCACCAGGCCGACAAGTTCACAGACCAACCAACCATGGGCAGACGGTACCGCGTCTCCCATGGTTTTCCTTTTCTGGGCAAAAGAATCGGAACAGGCCGCCGGGAGACTTCGGGCGGCCTGTCCGCTTTCAGGCATGTGCCGGAAGGGAGCAAGCAATGATCATCGTCATGAAGCAGGGGGCCGGGCGCGAGGCGCTGGCCGAAGTCAAAAAACGCATCCGCGAGCTGGGCTACAAGCCCCACGTCATCCACGGCGCGACCCGCGATGTCGTCGGCGCGGTGGGCGACGAGCGCGGCAAGGCCGTGCTCCAGTCGCTGGAATCCATGCCGGGGGTGGAGAACGTGGTGCCGATTCTCAAGCCCTACAAGCTGGCCAGCCGCGAGGTGCGCCCCGAACCGAGCAAGGTGGAGATCGCTCCGGGCCTGGTGATCGGCGGGGATGAGCTGGTGGTGATGGCCGGCCCCTGTTCGGTGGAGAGCGAGGCGCAGATCCTGGAATCGGCGCGCGCGGTCAAGGCGGCGGGCGCCCGGGTGCTGCGAGGCGGCGCCTTCAAGCCGCGCACCAGCCCCTACTCTTTCCAGGGCATGGAGGAGGACGGCCTCAAGCTGCTCGCCCAGGCCCGCGAGGAGACGGGCCTGCCCATCGTCACCGAGGTGGTCAACCCGCGTGATGTGGAACTGGTGG from Geoalkalibacter sp. carries:
- a CDS encoding redoxin domain-containing protein; the protein is MEGHQRNLYLYDRFNARVAGVSRDQVATLEFWAKDLGLTFPLFSNPIGHLGIWFGALRQGYPMFNRTTVIIDKWGVIRYMRDGSPDYHEILRVLKQLHGEEAGR
- a CDS encoding PqiC family protein produces the protein MTKASLPAPWPLLILLALLTLPAGCLSLGEGTRQSTRFFTLAALENAPLPNLDRQAPPLHPGLGPLRFPAYLDRPQLVTRRSAHELQVADFSRWAEPLNENFARALAANLGALLGQTKIEIFPWPRALAVSHQIRLDIQRFDSGPDQLARLQVNWDIVTQKGGPPVVSRQSEFHAQVAGTDAEAVVAALSATVAALSREIAAALVALPAAGSSE
- a CDS encoding MlaD family protein, with translation MSKKANPALVGAFVLGALALVVTAVIIFGGGHFFRPTERYMLYFEGSVKGLNVGAPVMFRGVQVGSVVEIRIEFDESDLSFRIPVTIEVLPDRFTQVCCENQGTNRPLEIGTQEFIDLMVAQGLRAQLQSQSFVTGQLLVLIDLFPERPPRFAEVETPYPQLPTIPSGFEELTRTLEELPLAEIAHKLVATLEGIEQFVRSPQLGETLRGVGETLEEVKNLVGGMEGRLDRADRELSATLKTTRDLLTHLDGRLQPLADQWGQTAQAGQEALEETRRVMAALGETLGEESLLHVQLERALGELAGAARALRDLSEYLERHPDALLRGKGGTSP
- a CDS encoding ABC transporter ATP-binding protein, with the translated sequence MAYGDLIIQQDLCFEIRRGAIFIIMGGSGCGKSTLLRHLVGLQKPAAGRVYHGERCFWELDDVQRERLMRGFGILYQSGALWSSLTLAENVALPLREYTRLGSGEIAELVEFKLALVGLAGFGGYYPAQISGGMRKRAGLARALALDPEILFFDEPSAGLDPVSAARLDELILELRDSLGATVVVVTHELASIFAIGDDSIFLDAESKTLIARGDPKILRDQCPEPQVREFLSRGAEKGLP
- a CDS encoding MlaE family ABC transporter permease, which produces MAPSAPSAPPPAQLSWRREDDLLIIALSGTWTTDQALPSLQTLSEALAQAPREVVLRAEELGAWDSRLPVFVRRIAAACAAQGVSCRREGLPRGVQRLLELAEAVPERAGTRRDEQRASLLHELGMGALLWKRKSVDNLVFFGEVSFSLLRLAGGRARFRASDLLMHVQEAGIAALPIVTLISLLVGVILAFIGAVQLRQFGAEIYIANAVGLGMARDMGAMMTGILMAGRTGAAYAAQLGSMQVNEEIDALRTFGVPPMDFLVLPRLIALVLMVPLLTIYADLMGILGGALVGVGLFDLPLTQYYQQTINSVPLVHFAAGLIKAAVYGAIVAVAGCLRGMQCGRSASAVGEATTAAVVSAIIWIIVANAVLTVAYHVLGI
- a CDS encoding MFS transporter encodes the protein MPLSRMLLWRLFAPFAFAYFLSYLFRTVNAVIAPDLVAELRLDPAALGLLTSAYFLAFAAFQLPLGLLLDRFGARRVEATLLLLAAGGALLFAQAQSLGTLLVARALIGLGVSACLMAAFQAFRQWLPAERLPLANGVQMVAGGLGALAATAPVEAALRLTDWRGVFVLLGLLTLAASLALFVAVPDGVRSGPRETLSEQLRGLGGILRSATFWRIAPWACAGQAAYLSIQGLWAGPWLREVGGYDREGAALVLLLIAAAMTLGYFFFGALAERLGRRGIAPMRVAAAGMAAFMLAQALLILPVGLPPLPLWLLFGFCGTACILPYAALSQQFPAHLAGRVNTSLNLLVFSAAFAVQWGIGAVVGLWPQTPGGLSSPAGFAAAFSLVLVLQVLAALWYLRPRP
- a CDS encoding BPSL1445 family SYLF domain-containing lipoprotein, which translates into the protein MCKSSLWRMFFVVVLLSALVLPPSSQNVAAATAREIDTSVDVTLERFYKDVDGAREFAATAKGLLVLPGVKKAAFVVGGEYGEGALRVKGRTVDYYNIIAASYGLQIGAQSKDMIIAFMTEEALAKFRAGQGWEAGVDGNIAIIDIGGGHRLDTSTIKDPIVAFVFDVKGLMADVSLRGSKFTKLDKSKD
- a CDS encoding ADP-ribosylglycohydrolase family protein codes for the protein MTLDRLHDRAVGALMGAFIGEALGVGPHWYYDLEELRRDYGPWISGYTAPLPHRYHAGLKAGELSQAGFILALTLRSLVERGGYDEADFCRRLDEELFPLLDGTPVAGPGGYTSQSIREAWRRRVQQQLPWGQTGGHADTTEAIERTLAIAVRYARHPAQLAEAVASNTLLTQSDETVVSMTVAFGAVLGLLVQGHALDGRISGKLMDLVSSGALPFHAVTRAGLQPPRPGDPDPPRAGRFASPDALLSPSYMARAAADPEIRIEPAWKVSLVYGMPCAIYHQLPAAYYLAARFRDDFEAAVLHAINGGGQNQARALLTGALVGAQTGVNGIPARFLDGLMEGERLHALAQELAARV
- a CDS encoding metallophosphoesterase, encoding MKIQILADMHLEFLMNPAVTPPHRAQALLAAIHDTQADVTVFCGDTYTKGRSCKKARDLIPPERPVILVAGNHEHYGDTYQHSMDRLRKDAAESPGVHFLENEAVEIDGVVFLGCTLWSDMRLFQAGADAGLYSFAQTIEECKQAMNDYRQIRYLSGAGPYRLLHPNDTLRMHAASTAWLAEQFKRYRNRTMVVVTHHAPSSRSVHESYRQDILSAAYASHLDPLVEQSGAALWLHGHNHEVMDYTIAKTRVVANCYGYEYEVALAKGFRPDWVVEV
- the aroF gene encoding 3-deoxy-7-phosphoheptulonate synthase translates to MIIVMKQGAGREALAEVKKRIRELGYKPHVIHGATRDVVGAVGDERGKAVLQSLESMPGVENVVPILKPYKLASREVRPEPSKVEIAPGLVIGGDELVVMAGPCSVESEAQILESARAVKAAGARVLRGGAFKPRTSPYSFQGMEEDGLKLLAQAREETGLPIVTEVVNPRDVELVARYADIMQVGARNVQNFALLKMLGQLGKPVLLKRGMATTIQEFLMSAEYILSEGNQRVILCERGIRTFETATRNTLDISAVPVLKEQTHLPVLIDPSHATGHASLVPSMCYAAVAAGADGLIVEVHPHPETAASDGPQSLRPEQFADMMKKLAEFAKVAGKTL